The stretch of DNA tacaaactttatatataattgtttgtGTATAACTTTGTAGAGacataatattttcaatttaggtatttttttctactaaaTACTTTATATGTTAAGTTTGGttctatgtataatttttctatatataaccttttatgtataaagatGAAACTTGTATACATATAAGCACaaagtatacatatatatataaactgtctatatatgtatatgtatgtattcaCATAGGTTAGTGAGCGCACATGTGTTCGTACATTAGACCGACCCCAGACATATCCACTCCCACTTACATAGATATTTCAATCACTCTATTAAATTCacttttttaaatgtttatgcATTTTATTGTTGTTAAAAGTTTTCTTAATCAGTATAATTTCGTGCAGAGCTTTTCTTTGGACAAAATAAGGGGCGGCAAGTGCTATATGCTTTCTTCAAGGTCGCTAGGAATTGCATGGGGATGGGGCAACCATCCCATCCACTGGAGATTTCTCTCTCTCGCAGACTCCAGGTACTTGGCCGCGGTACGAACGCCCTAAAAAGtacttcctcctcctcctcctccttcaaaCGTTTGACGTCGTTAAATTTGACTGTTCGTCtcatttaaactttttaaaaatatgtaaagttatatatatgcataaaattatatttaacaatgaataaaatgataaaaaaattagtaattatgtaaaaatttttaaataagataaatggtcaaacatatattaaaaagtcaacgacgttaaacATTCAGCGACGGATGTAGCAGCTATTCTAGAAAGCTTGTTTTTTGAAGCTCTTGCAGTACTACTCTATCACGCGCAGCCCGTGCTATAGCTAAAACATGAGCTCATATATCTCGCCCATGACCCTATTGCAACCGGCGTCTTTGTCCTTTTGCAATCATAATATGCTTGGTTTAAATATGCCTATCTGTTTACATTCGATTACCCTGTCATAACtgtcatctttttttaatcgATACTAATGATCGAaaatacataataaataaaatgcttGTAGAAATAAATTGCATTGTAGAAATATCATATTGTAACTAAATTACTCATACTAAAAAACGAATGACACGGGCTCTAACACACGTCATGTTcctacatattataaaaaagttactttGGAAAGCACCCCATaatctaaataataaaattattccaagtaataCTACCGAAGagtaatttatttactaaacGGGAGTTGTTGATAATTTAGCCGTGTCCTACTGTGAGTGGGCCACACacacctctcctctcctacCAGCAAGTAAAAAGTTTACTGTCAACTCTTACTCtcaagttaaaaattatacctaaataaaataattattacttgATTTGGTCTTCtatgcaaaaaaatatccatgGTATGTCATGGAACTTTCCCAGTAATTTATTTACTCACAAAACTTTATGtcagtagtttttttactCTATTCTACCGACATGATGTTtccataaataatatatttactctCTAGTTGTGAActgataaaaactttatacttCTACCGGGCATGAGTAATTTATTTACTCTTTGTTTTCGAAccaataaaaactttatgctCATGGTACAACATGATGTtttatacattatttatttaatatgtattttactaaaaaatacaccattaaTGATAATACATTgatggatatattttttatcgcgTGTATTTACACCAAAGCATTCCACCATGCACGGGTAGAAAAATTACTCCAAGTTTCATTAATATATACCCCCTCCGCCCCACCACAAATGCATTTTTGCACTCCTTATATTTAACGTTTCTTTcgtcgtcttatttaaaataaaatttataattagtattttaattttttaataataaaacataaatagtactttatgtgtgactattttttataactttttaaaataagacaaaaggtTAAACGTTGAACACCGGAATTCACAAATGAAGTTATATTGGACGGAGTAGTACTAcgcataaaaaaatacaattggCAAGGGCAcctccaataaaaagtatagtGTTTAGTTTAATTATGTTGTTAAGTAAGTACTATGCATTGGAGGTAAAGTGGCGACATAGACAAGCATGGAGAACGCTGTTTATCTTGGGCATAGAGGTCTCAAATTGGTTGGTCGATGTCAGGGAGGAAGACACCGTTGCAGCGCAGGTCGTGATCACCATCGTCGTTAGTCGCATGGACACACCCGTTGCATCGTCCACCGTACTCATGTGACAAatctctcaagtctcaactGTCAATTGGATCCTGCGACTAGCTTCTTCATTCTCTTGCGGTTTTTTTGTGTCTAGACTGTTTCGCCTGGAAGCTAGATTGCCCTCCGGTCTGTCTGTCTATGGGCCAAAACCTTGGGGGCGACTACATTCTGAGTATCCGGAACGATCGATCATCCTGTACTCAGATTGCAAACCAGAAAACTTTATCTGCCTTAATTACCTTCTCCGGCAGTTTCCCCTTGATCCATTTACAAATACAATATATGATGGATGCATGGCAATGGGAATGGTAAAATCTTACTTTTGATCTTTATTGGATCAGTGAGAAGAGGTAGTTATCTGAGGTTCTCCGCTTTCAATCCTTGTATTTTGCTCTGGCAACTCTATAAATCACCGCCGTAAACAGCGTCCTGTTAGTAGATAAGATGGTAACAAGATTACTCAGCCATCTGTATGTCATGTCGATATAACTGCTTCGCCATaagaaagttaaaaaaaagccCTCATATATCTGCtctaaacattaaaattaaaactttacTCACATAAGGCGCGTAGTCCTGCAGCACAATTagtaaaatgtaaaaaaaaataattggggTGCACGGCAGTAGATAGGGCACTGtgagtatatttgtaaaaaaaatgttataaccTGAAACAGCGGTAATATTTGCCATTGAGACAAATAGGTAAATTTATAGTGCCATATTTGTAAAACCTTGTCTACTGTACTTAACAGGTTTGAGCAGGTAGCCGAGCTGCTATCAGTCTGTTGGTTGCACATCACTGGCAAAATTGGCTCCAGAGAACTCTCCCCGAGCACAACGTATTCAGCTTATCTCGTCTTCAAGTTGGCTGATGATTCATATGGTCTTGACTCACTGACGCAAGAGGCATCCATCACCGTAGGCGATAATAATGTATCAAAGCGGATCGTGTCTCTGTACCCACGGAAACAAGAGTCACAGTCCAGCACAAGCAGCACTAGTACTGATGAACAGCATAATGCAGAAGAACAAGGAGAATGCAGAACCAGAAGTTACCCAAGACAGAGGGCTGATGGCTGGTTGGAGGTAGAGATGGGACAGTTCTACAACGACCAAGGGGAGGACGGAGAGGTCACCATCCTCTTTACAGAGATCGTGGAACAGCACTGGAAGAAAGGACTCATCCTGGAGGGTATAGAGATTAGGCCAAAACATACGCCGTGAGAATTATGTGGTTTCATTCCCATCGCTGCCTGCAGGCTGGACAATATTTAATACACATGGTGTCTAAAtcacttaaaataaaataaatagtcattGACAATATATGTTCTCATGATCAGGAATctttttattagtattttcAGTTTTGTCTCAGATGCATACATGTTGTACTGCTATATTTCTCTGTATTAATAATGTACTCATGTGTTATAATGGGCCCGTTTTCACCCACAAAGTTTGATTCTATAAGGTCACGTCATCATTAAATTATAGTCATCTTATCATATCCGATGAGCTCTAGATTTTCTCCACATGTCTATAGATTTTATCTCTTCAGTCCAAAAGTCCACCATCCTTTAGCCCAAAAAAACCCACTGTCATCCCACCACGCAGACATCCACGCCGCACGTGAGTTCTCCTCTCCCTGCTTCCCAgcgccgcctctcccctcctcgccATCCTGCACCCGCccgccgatctcctctcccctccgtCCACTGATCTCCTCTCCATGTCGCCCTGCGCCGTCAGCCAGCCCTCCGCCACCTGcctgctctcctctcttcaCCGCCCAGCGCCGCCCAGCGATCtgctctcctcgccgccgtgcgccaccccCTGGCGTGTGCCCTGCGCCACGCTcctgctctcctctcctcgtcgCCCACCGCTGCCCACCGATCTCCTCTCCCCACCGCCCTACACCGCCCGCCGGCGTGCCGCCtc from Oryza brachyantha chromosome 12, ObraRS2, whole genome shotgun sequence encodes:
- the LOC102713865 gene encoding F-box protein PP2-B10-like yields the protein MKKSRKTEEAHGIGSLLLLDLPEACVSHAISLTTPGDACRCSAVSRAFQAAADLDAVWERFLPTDYSSILARADDPVDLSSTKKDLFRSLVQEHVLLDKGTKSFSLDKIRGGKCYMLSSRSLGIAWGWGNHPIHWRFLSLADSRFEQVAELLSVCWLHITGKIGSRELSPSTTYSAYLVFKLADDSYGLDSLTQEASITVGDNNVSKRIVSLYPRKQESQSSTSSTSTDEQHNAEEQGECRTRSYPRQRADGWLEVEMGQFYNDQGEDGEVTILFTEIVEQHWKKGLILEGIEIRPKHTP